One genomic region from Nitrosopumilus sp. encodes:
- the larE gene encoding ATP-dependent sacrificial sulfur transferase LarE, with product MPSLENLVNWFDDKNKVMVALSGGVDSALVAYAAFQKLGNSAIAVTADYKTLSKEELATAKQICSEIGIKQLFLDYSELENESFTKNDSDRCFHCRMELGEHLTKLAKEHGVEVIVDGTNLDDLGDYRPGIEALKQNGIRSPLVETHFSKSNIREIAKSVGLSIYDKPSNSCLASRIPWGQRVTAEKLLRIELGETIVKQLTNVKQVRVRDMNGSAKIEVEKQMISRLDKNILDQLNEKLKLIGFISVEVDQEGYKPGKINVIAD from the coding sequence ATGCCTAGTCTTGAAAATCTTGTAAATTGGTTTGATGACAAAAACAAAGTAATGGTTGCTCTTTCTGGAGGTGTAGATAGTGCTCTTGTTGCATATGCTGCATTCCAAAAACTCGGAAACTCTGCAATTGCTGTTACCGCTGATTACAAAACTTTATCAAAAGAAGAATTGGCAACTGCTAAACAGATTTGTTCTGAAATCGGTATTAAACAATTGTTTTTAGATTATAGTGAGCTTGAAAACGAATCTTTCACAAAAAATGATTCAGATCGATGCTTTCATTGTAGGATGGAATTAGGAGAACATTTGACTAAATTGGCAAAAGAACATGGCGTGGAAGTAATTGTGGATGGAACAAATCTTGATGATTTGGGTGATTATAGGCCTGGAATTGAAGCATTAAAACAGAATGGAATTAGAAGTCCTTTGGTAGAAACGCACTTTTCAAAATCAAACATTAGAGAAATTGCAAAATCTGTTGGATTATCTATATATGACAAACCCTCAAATTCTTGTTTGGCATCAAGAATTCCTTGGGGTCAAAGAGTAACTGCAGAAAAATTACTTCGAATAGAACTTGGTGAAACAATTGTTAAACAACTAACAAACGTAAAGCAAGTACGAGTTCGTGATATGAATGGTTCTGCAAAAATTGAAGTTGAAAAACAGATGATATCAAGACTTGATAAAAACATCTTAGACCAACTAAATGAGAAATTGAAATTGATTGGATTTATTTCAGTTGAAGTTGATCAGGAAGGATATAAACCAGGAAAAATTAACGTGATTGCAGATTGA
- a CDS encoding PEFG-CTERM sorting domain-containing protein has protein sequence MSSAYAASGDIPEACVGCSMEDAKATANKMLREALPVSVWTDKTGYGHSDMIMVTGQVANVASGFPVTVTVVSPLNSIVTVDQVNVSQDGTFETTLNTAGAMWKYDGTYTIKVNYGSAEKSNSAKVELTGGEAYTPNYNTPNNTKQCGSNEISANGQCVPFTISGGMVTGAKINTDDNSIVIMINAKDDGTLTVSPTKTTIDGIFMVLVDGEEWDDVEIVANKVTVMFPAGAEKIEIIGTHVIPEFGTIAAMILAVAIISIIAVSAKSRLSIVPRY, from the coding sequence ATGTCATCAGCATATGCTGCTTCAGGAGATATTCCAGAAGCATGTGTAGGATGTTCAATGGAAGATGCCAAGGCAACAGCAAACAAAATGTTGAGAGAAGCTCTTCCAGTATCTGTTTGGACAGACAAAACAGGATATGGACATAGTGACATGATTATGGTAACAGGCCAAGTAGCAAACGTAGCCTCTGGATTTCCAGTTACAGTAACTGTTGTTAGTCCCTTAAACTCCATCGTTACAGTTGACCAAGTCAATGTATCACAAGATGGAACTTTTGAGACGACACTAAATACAGCAGGTGCTATGTGGAAATACGATGGTACCTACACCATTAAAGTAAACTATGGTAGTGCTGAAAAAAGCAACAGTGCAAAAGTTGAACTAACTGGTGGAGAAGCATATACACCAAATTACAACACACCAAACAACACAAAACAATGTGGCAGTAATGAAATATCTGCAAATGGTCAATGTGTACCATTTACAATTTCAGGTGGAATGGTAACTGGTGCAAAAATCAATACTGATGACAATTCAATTGTCATTATGATCAACGCAAAAGATGACGGAACACTAACAGTAAGCCCAACAAAAACAACCATTGACGGTATCTTCATGGTACTAGTTGACGGTGAAGAATGGGATGATGTTGAAATTGTTGCAAACAAAGTAACAGTAATGTTCCCAGCTGGCGCTGAGAAAATTGAAATAATTGGTACCCATGTAATTCCAGAATTTGGTACAATAGCAGCTATGATTCTTGCAGTAGCAATTATCTCAATAATTGCAGTCTCTGCAAAGTCAAGACTTAGCATTGTTCCAAGATACTAA
- the larC gene encoding nickel pincer cofactor biosynthesis protein LarC — protein sequence MVVVIDPQIAGISGDMLLCSLVDLGADKNKIIDGIKLSEKFLSGSTIKKIEFEKIQKNGVESLQLLLDIDEDIHERKGHEIKTAIINSTKELNLSEKAKIFAKSCIDTLISSESKIHGIPENSVHFHEASSIDTLVDIIGITIAIDDLELFEEKIVCLPISVGGGSVTFSHGTMSNPASAILEIFKNSNLIIQGNDANEELTTPTGACILVNFAHESVKYYPPMKVDAIGYGAGQKDFESFSNTLKIIRGSENQLEVDSVKILETNVDDVSGEILGNLIEKIMEKGARDVSIYHGITKKGRPTNLVSVICTDETVDEIVDTLILETGTLGVRISDSNRFIVPRSSHSASISLNGNLFEINYKKSSFKGKNDFKIEFDDLKKISKILDKSIKATESLLRKEIEKLELKNA from the coding sequence ATGGTTGTTGTTATTGATCCTCAAATAGCTGGGATCTCTGGTGATATGCTTCTGTGTTCCTTAGTTGATTTGGGTGCTGACAAAAATAAAATAATTGATGGAATCAAATTGTCTGAAAAATTTCTTTCAGGTTCGACAATTAAAAAAATTGAATTTGAAAAAATCCAAAAAAATGGAGTTGAATCATTACAGTTACTTTTAGATATTGATGAAGATATTCATGAAAGAAAAGGTCATGAGATTAAAACTGCAATTATCAATTCTACAAAAGAACTGAATCTTTCTGAAAAAGCAAAAATTTTTGCAAAATCCTGTATAGATACACTCATTTCTTCAGAATCTAAAATACATGGAATTCCTGAAAATTCTGTTCATTTTCATGAGGCATCAAGTATAGATACTTTGGTAGATATTATTGGAATCACAATTGCAATAGATGATTTAGAATTATTTGAAGAAAAAATTGTATGCTTACCTATTTCTGTTGGAGGTGGCTCTGTAACTTTTTCACATGGCACAATGTCAAATCCTGCAAGTGCAATTTTGGAGATTTTTAAGAATTCTAATTTGATCATTCAAGGCAATGATGCAAATGAGGAACTTACTACTCCTACCGGTGCGTGCATTTTAGTAAATTTTGCTCATGAATCTGTAAAATACTACCCTCCAATGAAAGTAGATGCTATTGGATATGGGGCAGGTCAAAAAGATTTTGAATCTTTTTCAAACACACTGAAAATTATCAGAGGCTCAGAAAACCAATTGGAAGTTGATTCAGTAAAAATCCTTGAAACCAATGTAGATGATGTATCTGGAGAAATTTTAGGAAATCTTATTGAGAAGATTATGGAAAAAGGAGCTCGAGACGTCTCTATTTATCACGGAATTACCAAGAAGGGAAGACCCACAAATCTTGTATCAGTTATCTGTACTGATGAAACTGTTGATGAGATAGTTGATACTCTGATATTAGAAACTGGAACTTTGGGTGTCCGAATTTCTGATTCTAATAGATTTATAGTTCCTAGATCAAGCCATTCGGCTTCTATATCTTTGAATGGGAATCTTTTTGAAATAAACTACAAAAAATCATCCTTTAAGGGAAAAAATGATTTTAAGATAGAATTTGATGATTTGAAAAAAATTTCAAAAATTCTTGATAAATCCATTAAAGCAACAGAATCTTTGTTGAGGAAAGAAATAGAAAAATTGGAGTTAAAAAATGCCTAG
- a CDS encoding PEFG-CTERM sorting domain-containing protein, whose translation MNFKRSTTSMAIALMALSLVSMTSIQQDAFAQNLGMSITATADKGSDTITVTGKTVSKLNDVTFTVTSPSGSNVVAIDQVSPDAEGIFAKTFKVGPTWTEDGFYKIKAMQGTGANSLYTLKVFVEITDGMTERTSETESNLETGIFTPNTTNVAKDAGILLDAIIIENGSTMFEVTGKTDRVSQDITVKVIAPNGNVVKVAQISPMLDGEFATEITVGGPLWKQDGLYTVMVKQFDDPKYSASTEVDIKDGVVVPEFGTIAAMILAVAIISIIAVSAKSRLSIVPRY comes from the coding sequence ATGAATTTTAAACGTTCTACAACATCAATGGCAATTGCCCTCATGGCACTGTCATTAGTTTCAATGACCTCTATTCAGCAAGATGCTTTTGCTCAAAATCTCGGAATGTCCATTACAGCTACAGCCGATAAAGGCTCAGATACAATTACTGTAACAGGTAAAACCGTATCAAAGCTTAATGACGTTACATTTACTGTAACTTCTCCAAGTGGAAGCAATGTTGTTGCAATTGATCAAGTGTCACCAGACGCAGAAGGAATTTTTGCAAAAACATTCAAAGTCGGACCAACATGGACTGAAGATGGATTTTACAAGATCAAAGCAATGCAAGGCACAGGAGCAAATTCATTGTACACTTTGAAGGTATTTGTTGAAATAACAGACGGTATGACTGAAAGAACTTCTGAAACCGAATCTAATTTAGAAACAGGTATTTTCACACCAAATACAACAAATGTTGCAAAAGATGCAGGGATTCTGCTTGATGCAATAATTATTGAAAATGGTTCTACAATGTTTGAGGTTACTGGAAAAACAGACAGAGTTAGTCAAGATATCACAGTGAAAGTGATTGCACCAAATGGAAATGTGGTAAAAGTAGCTCAAATATCACCAATGCTTGATGGCGAATTCGCTACTGAAATTACAGTAGGCGGACCACTATGGAAACAAGATGGATTGTACACTGTAATGGTAAAACAATTCGATGATCCAAAATATTCTGCTTCAACTGAAGTAGATATCAAGGACGGAGTTGTAGTCCCAGAATTTGGCACAATAGCAGCTATGATTCTTGCAGTAGCAATTATCTCAATAATTGCAGTCTCTGCAAAGTCAAGACTTAGCATTGTTCCAAGATACTAA
- a CDS encoding PEFG-CTERM sorting domain-containing protein — protein MSLKVFYGLILLFMISTGVVFAQESIISVQTDDSHYDEGDTIVISGHIATIVGSTPVTLQLFSEGNLVDIAQITVAQDGSYSHTVNAEGPLWQKQGEYTVRASYGEGNVAESEFSYSPKSEVSSTATNFEVDAGSHGTFDVEYTIKGGTVKDMIVDSEIFALIVQIDAVDEGVITLDLPREFIGAEKQDGKDDTFIVLIDGIEVSPKESSTIGADSRVLRIDFENGDSDIEIIGTYVVPEFGSIVMIILVIGIFSTVVFTRNRFLVRD, from the coding sequence GTGAGTTTGAAAGTATTTTATGGTTTGATATTATTATTTATGATTTCTACAGGAGTAGTTTTTGCTCAAGAATCAATAATTTCAGTTCAAACAGATGACAGTCATTATGATGAAGGAGATACAATAGTGATTTCAGGTCACATTGCAACAATAGTCGGAAGTACTCCTGTAACATTGCAATTATTTTCAGAAGGAAATCTTGTAGATATTGCACAAATCACAGTTGCTCAAGATGGTAGCTATTCTCATACAGTTAATGCAGAAGGTCCATTATGGCAAAAACAAGGAGAGTATACAGTCAGAGCATCATATGGCGAAGGTAATGTTGCAGAATCAGAATTTAGTTATTCTCCAAAATCAGAAGTATCTTCGACTGCAACAAATTTTGAAGTAGATGCAGGAAGTCATGGTACTTTTGATGTAGAATACACCATCAAAGGAGGAACAGTCAAAGATATGATAGTTGATTCAGAGATTTTTGCATTGATAGTACAAATTGACGCAGTAGATGAAGGAGTAATAACATTAGATTTGCCAAGAGAGTTCATCGGAGCAGAAAAACAAGATGGTAAAGACGATACGTTCATTGTTTTAATTGACGGTATAGAAGTAAGCCCTAAAGAATCATCTACAATAGGTGCAGATTCCAGAGTATTAAGAATAGATTTTGAAAATGGAGATTCAGACATTGAGATCATTGGAACTTATGTTGTTCCAGAATTTGGAAGCATTGTAATGATAATATTAGTAATAGGAATATTTTCAACAGTGGTATTTACAAGAAATAGATTTCTAGTTAGAGATTAA
- a CDS encoding malate dehydrogenase, with protein MITIIGSGKVGGDAALFSALKRLDDQILLLDVAEGLPQGEAMDINHMLSEQGIDVEVKGSNDFADMKGSDVVVVVAGSGRKPGMTRMDLLKINASIVKSVVENVKKYADNSMIIPVTNPLDPMAYITYKVSGFDRSRVFGMGGMLDLSRFRQFIHEATGHSRDSIRALVIGEHGENMLPLPRFSSVSGIPLSSFLPKEKLDELVVNTKQVAAKVIELKGATVHAPGNAISAIVESVVRDRKQVIPVATYLDGEYGHSDVTIGVPAIIGKKGVEKIIELNLNDEEKQVFDKAVESVKSAISGIEI; from the coding sequence ATGATTACTATCATCGGTTCTGGTAAAGTGGGTGGAGACGCTGCATTGTTTTCAGCGTTAAAACGACTAGATGATCAAATATTATTACTCGATGTAGCTGAAGGGCTTCCTCAAGGAGAAGCTATGGATATCAACCATATGTTATCAGAACAAGGAATAGACGTAGAAGTCAAAGGTTCTAATGATTTTGCAGACATGAAGGGTTCAGATGTTGTTGTAGTAGTAGCAGGTTCTGGAAGAAAACCAGGTATGACCAGAATGGATCTTTTGAAAATTAATGCATCAATCGTGAAAAGCGTAGTAGAAAATGTAAAAAAATATGCAGATAATTCAATGATAATTCCTGTAACAAATCCACTTGATCCTATGGCATACATAACATACAAGGTTTCAGGATTTGACAGAAGTCGGGTATTTGGAATGGGTGGAATGTTAGATTTATCAAGATTCAGACAATTTATTCATGAAGCAACAGGTCATTCTCGAGATTCAATCAGAGCACTAGTTATTGGAGAACATGGGGAAAATATGTTACCTCTACCAAGATTTTCATCAGTATCAGGCATTCCATTATCGTCATTTTTGCCAAAAGAAAAACTAGACGAATTGGTCGTTAACACAAAACAAGTAGCAGCAAAAGTTATTGAATTGAAAGGAGCTACAGTACATGCTCCAGGAAATGCAATTTCGGCAATTGTTGAATCAGTGGTAAGAGACAGAAAACAAGTCATTCCAGTTGCAACATATCTTGATGGAGAATATGGTCATTCGGATGTAACTATTGGAGTACCAGCAATAATTGGCAAGAAAGGTGTAGAAAAAATCATCGAATTAAACCTTAATGATGAAGAGAAACAAGTGTTTGATAAGGCAGTTGAAAGTGTAAAAAGTGCCATCTCAGGTATTGAAATCTAA
- a CDS encoding cysteine desulfurase family protein yields the protein MIYLDNAASTQIHDDVLESMLPYLKEQYGNASSIHRYGRLAHKAIEKARKQIAQLINAEPSEILITSGGTESNNTVLRGISRSGSSDKIITSLIEHDAILEPCKNLSKSGLIIDYLPVDNFGMVDPQELQNRLSDNTCLVSIMFGNNEVGAIQKISEIAKICNERKIPFHTDAVQAVGKIPIDVKELGIDLLSISSHKLNGPKGIGALYIKNGIEIDPVILGGGQENGLRSGTENVANIVGFGKACEIAKNHLDENMAYVSKLRDLLVDKVLHEIPEVTLNGDPKSRLPNNAHFTFLGVNGEDLIIKLDEYGIAASTGSACSVNTQKASHVLQAMGFSHEQITGSLRLTMGVFNTAEEIEQTVVHLKKIVEELRSFSPFKEKYSFNSKN from the coding sequence TTGATTTATCTTGACAATGCAGCATCTACTCAAATTCATGATGATGTTTTAGAATCCATGTTGCCATATCTTAAAGAACAGTATGGCAATGCATCATCAATTCACAGATATGGTAGACTTGCTCATAAGGCAATTGAAAAGGCAAGAAAACAAATTGCACAATTAATCAATGCAGAACCCTCTGAAATTCTGATAACTTCTGGTGGTACAGAATCAAACAATACTGTTCTGAGAGGAATTTCTAGATCTGGTTCATCTGATAAAATCATTACATCTCTAATTGAACATGATGCAATTTTAGAACCTTGTAAGAATCTCTCAAAATCTGGTCTGATCATTGATTATCTTCCTGTAGATAATTTTGGAATGGTAGATCCTCAAGAATTACAAAATCGCTTATCTGATAATACTTGTCTAGTTTCAATAATGTTTGGAAATAATGAAGTAGGTGCCATACAAAAAATTTCTGAAATTGCTAAAATATGTAATGAAAGAAAAATTCCATTTCATACAGATGCGGTTCAAGCAGTAGGCAAGATTCCAATTGATGTCAAAGAACTAGGTATAGATTTACTGTCAATTTCTTCCCACAAACTAAATGGACCAAAAGGTATAGGTGCGTTATACATCAAAAATGGTATTGAAATTGATCCTGTAATTTTAGGTGGTGGTCAAGAAAATGGTTTGCGTTCTGGTACTGAAAATGTTGCTAATATTGTTGGATTTGGAAAGGCATGTGAAATTGCAAAAAATCATTTGGATGAAAATATGGCTTATGTTAGTAAACTTCGAGATCTTCTGGTTGACAAAGTTTTACATGAAATTCCTGAAGTGACTCTTAACGGTGATCCAAAATCTAGATTGCCTAACAATGCTCATTTTACATTTCTTGGTGTTAACGGCGAAGATCTTATCATTAAACTAGATGAATATGGAATTGCAGCCTCTACTGGTTCTGCATGTTCTGTTAATACTCAAAAGGCTTCACATGTTTTACAGGCAATGGGGTTTTCTCATGAACAAATAACTGGATCTTTAAGATTGACAATGGGTGTTTTCAATACTGCAGAAGAAATTGAACAAACGGTTGTACACCTCAAAAAAATAGTTGAAGAATTAAGATCTTTTTCACCCTTCAAAGAAAAATATTCTTTTAATTCTAAAAATTAA